The window CCGAGGCACGGCACGCCTACGACCGGACCCACCCCGACCACGACATCCGCTGACGCGAGTTGGGGGCGTGCCGGATCGCCGGATCAGGCATCGCCAACCCGATCAGCGGCAATCTCCGCGAGATGGCGATCGACGCACGGCGCTCGCCAAGACCGCCTCCGCAACCAGCCGCACGGCGTAGACACGCTCAACTCTCCTACGTATATCTCCTGTTACTTACGAGTCAGAAGTTGCGCGAGAGCTGTACCGCGCCACCGCACGGAGCCAGAATGTGAGCCCTGTTCAACTTTCCGGCTCCACCCCCCTCTCGCTACGACGGAGGACGCACGTGGCACGTGAAAGACAGCTCCCCCCGCTCCCCCCGCTCCCTCGTAACTCCCGGAACTCCCAGATCTCCCGGCGCTCACTCCTGGGCGGCGCGGCCGCCGCAGCCGGCGCCGCCACCCTCACCGCGACCACCGCCGGCACGGCCTCCGCGGCCACCCGCGCGGTGGACGTCGCCATCGTCGGTGCCGGTCTGGCCGGCCTCACCGCGGCCCGCGACCTGGTGGCGGCCGGCAAGTCGGTCGTCGTCCTGGAGGCCCGCGACCGCGTGGGCGGCCGGGTGGTGGGCCTCAACCTCGCGGGCGGTGGAGTCACCGAGGGCGGCGGCGAGTTCATCGGCCCCACCCAGGACCGCATCAAGGCGCTCGCGGACTCACTCGGCGTGCAGACCTTCGCCACCTACAACACCGGCGACAACCTCCTCTACAAGGACGGCAAGAAGACCCCCTACGCCACCGACGGCATCCTCGGCTCGGTCCCGCCCATCGACGCGGCCGGGCTCGCCAACGCCGCGATCGTGCAGGCCACGCTCGATGACCTGGCCAAGCAGATCCCGGTCGCCGCGCCCTGGACCGCCGCGAAGGCCGACGAGTGGGACCGGCAGACCTTCGAGACCTGGCTGCGCGCCAACGCGGTCGTCCCGTCCGCCAAGTTCCTCTTCGACGTGGCCTGCACGTCGATCTTCTCGGCCGAACCCCGTGAACTCTCCTTCCTGTTCGTCCTCTTCTACATCGCCGCCGCCGGCAACGCCTCCACCCCCGGCACCCTGGAACGCCTCACCGAGACCGCGAACGGCGCCCAGGAACTGCGCTTCGTCGGCGGCTCCCAGCTGGTGCCGATCAAACTCGCCGCCACGCTCGGCGACCGGGTGGTGCTGAGCGCCCCGGTGCGCACGATCGCCCGGTCCGGCGGCAACTACGTCGTGACCGCCGACGGCATCACCGTCACGGCCAAGCGAGTCGTCGTCGCCGCACCCCCGCCGATCGCCGCCCGTATCTCGTACGACCCCCTCCTCCCGGCCGCCCGCGACCAGCTGACCCAGCGCCTGCCGATGGCCTCGGTCGGCAAGGCGATCGCGATCTACGACACCCCCTTCTGGCGCGCCGACGGCCTCAACGGCCAGGTCGTCAGCGACACCGGCGTGGTCAGCTCCACCTTCGACAACTCCCCGCCCGACGCCTCCTACGGCGCCCTGATGGGCTTCATCGAGGCCGACGAGGCCCGCAAGCTGGACGCCGCGAGCGAGGCGGAGGTCCGGGCGGCCGTACTGAAGGACTACGTCACGTACTTCGGCGAGAAAGCGGCCTCCCCCACCTCCTTCGTCCTGCAACGCTGGAACAACGAGGCCTACACCCGCGGCGGCCCCGTCTCCATCGCCGCGCCCGGCGTCCTGACCCAGTACGGCCCCGCCCTGCGCGAGCCCGTCGGCGGCATCCACTGGGCCGGCACGGAGACCTCCACCTACTGGATGGGCTTCATGGACGGGGCGGTGCGGTCGGGGGAGCGGGTGGCGAAGGAGGTGCTGGAGGCGCTCTGAGCGACGCTATGAGTGGCGCTATGAGTGGCGCCTGCGCGAGGTCGCCGCGCAGGTTCCCGCGTCGGCTCGGCCAACTTTGCGTGCACAGCCATTCCTGACTAAGCGTCAGTTCCCTTAATCTGACACTGCGTCAGTTAATCGCTGTCACACAGGAGCGGGCGGACCGATGCTTGGATCAACCCACGGCACCCTCACCACCGACTCCCGCCGGGCCCGGGTCATCGCCTGCGGCGAACAGCCCGGGCCCGCCGTCCACGGCCGGCCGGCCGAGGTCGACGATCTCGACGTCAGCGGCCGTCCGCTGTACTCCGACGTGCCCGATCTGGACCGCTTCTTCCGGCCGGAGGCGGTCGCGGTGATCGGCGCCTCGGACGCCGAGGGCCGGCCGAACACCGGCGTCACCCGCCAGCTGATCGCCTGGTCCGAGCGGGTCGGCGCCCGGCTCCATCCCGTGCACCCGAACCGCCCGTCCGTCTTCGGCATCCCCTGCTCTCCCTCCGTCGCCGACCTGCCCGAGCAGGTCGATCTCGCCGTACTGCTGGTCGCCGACCCCCTTCCGGTGATCGAGGAACTGGCCGAGGCCAAGGTGAAGTTCGCCGTCGTCTTCGCCTCCGGGTTCGCGGAGACCGGCGAGGAGGGCGCCGCAGCGCAGGACCGGCTCTCCGCCGCCGTCGAGCGGTCCGGGATGCGGCTGCTGGGCCCCAACACCAACCTCAACGCCTTCGAGCGGTTCCGCGACGACCTGGACGGTCCCGCGATCGCCCTGATCACCCAGTCCGGCCACCAGGGCCGCCCCGTCTTCGCCCTCCAGGAGCTCGGCATCCGCCTGACCCACTGGGCACCCACCGGCAACGAGGCCGACCTGGAGACCGCCGACTTCATCTCCTACTTCGCCGAGCGGCCCGAGATCGGAGCCATCGCCTGCTACGTCGAGGGCCTCAAGGACGGCCGGTCCTTCCTGCTCGCCGCCGACCGGGCCGCCCGCCGCAAGGTGCCGGTCGTCGCCGTCAAGGTGGGCCGCACCGAGACCGGTGCCCGCACGGCCGCCTCACACACCGGCAAGCTGACCGGCGCGGACGCGGTGGTGGACGCGGCGATGCGGCAGTACGGGGTGATCCGGGTCGACGGCCTGGACGAACTCCAGGACACCGCCGCCCTGTTGGCCCGCGCACGGCCGCCCCGCGCCGAAGGCGTCGTCGTCTATTCGATCTCGGGCGGCACGGGCGCGCACTTCGCCGACCTGGCGAGCGAGGCAGGCCTCACGCTGCCGGCGCTGTCGGAGGCCAAGCAGGCCGAGCTGCACCAGTGGATACCCGAGTACCTGAGCGTGGCCAACCCGGTCGACAACGGCGGCCATCCCGTCGGCGACTGGCGCGGCCGGAAGATCATCGACGCGATCCTCGACGACCCCGACGTCGGGGTGCTGATCTGCCCGGTCACCGGCCCCTTCCCGCCGCTCAGCGACCGGCTCGTCCAGGACCTGGTGGACGCCGCCGAGCGGACGGCCAAGCTGGTGTGCGTGGTCTGGGGGTCGCCGGTCGGCACCGAGCCGGCGTACCGCGAGGTACTGCTCGGCTCCTCGCGCGTGGCCACCTTCCGCACGGTCGCGAACTGCATCACCGCCGTCCGCGCCTACCTCGACCACCATCGCTTCGTGGCCGGCTACCGCTCCCCGTTCGACGAGGCCCCGCGCACGCCCTCGCCGTCCTTCCGCAAGGCGCAGGCGCTGATGCGTCCGGGCCAGCAGTTGAGCGAGCACGCGGCGAAGCAGTTGCTGCGGGCGTACGGAATCCGCGTCCCGCGCGAGCAGTTGGTGACCAGCGCGGCGGCCGCCGTACGGGCCGCGGGGCTGGTGGGCTACCCCGTGGTGATGAAGGCGTCCGGCGCGCAGATCGCCCACAAGACCGAGCTCGGCCTGGTCAAGATCGGACTGACTTCCGCCAGCCAAGTGCGGGACGCCTACCGTGAGTTGACTGACATCGCCCGCTACGAGGACGTCTCCCTGGACGGCGTCCTGGTCTGCCAGATGGTCGAGCGGGGCGTCGAGATGGTGGTGGGCGTCACCCACGACGAGCTGTTCGGGCCGACGGTGACGGTCGGACTCGGCGGGGTGCTCGTGGAGGTCCTGGGCGACACCGCCGTGCGCGTGCCGCCCTTCGGTGAGGAGCAGGCGCGGGACATGTGCGCGGAACTGCGCGGGCGGGCCCTGCTCGACGGGGTCAGGGGGCGTCCCCCGGCGGACCTCGACGCGCTCGTGGAAGTCGTCCTGCGGGTGCAGCGCATGGCCCTGGAACTGGAGGACGACCTCGCGGAACTCGACATCAACCCGCTGATGGTGCTGCCGCAGGGGCAGGGGGCAGTGGCCCTGGACGCCTTGGCCATCTGCCGACCGGCCCCCGAACAGCTGTCGTAAGAAGCGGAGTACCCCCATGACTTCCTCCCCCGAAGAGTCCGTCGCGAAGTCCGTCAAGTCCGTCGCGAAGTCCGTCGAATTGCCCGTCGAAATGTCCGGCGAAATGTCCGTCGAGCCGGAAATCGAGCCGCCGATTTCCGCTGATTCATTGGTACAGCACGCCACTGACAATCGGGTCTGCCGCATCACCCTCAACCGCCCCGATGCCCTCAACGCCATCACCCCTGACCAGCGCGAACGCATCATCCAACTGCTCGCCGACGCCTCCGCTGACCCCGGCGTACGGGCCGTCGTACTGACCGGCAGGGGCCGTGGTTTCTGCGCGGGTGCGGACCTGCGGGGGACGGCGGCCGGCGCGGAGCGCATCGCCGGCGATGTGGCCCGCACCATCCGGCTCGGCGCCCAGCGGCTGATCGCGGCCGTCCTGGACTGCGAGAAGCCGGTGATCGCGGCGGTCAACGGCACCGCGGCCGGCCTCGGCGCGCATCTCGCGTTCGCCTGCGACCTCGTACTGGCCGCGGAGTCCGCACGGTTCATCGAGGTGTTCGTACGCCGCGGCCTCGTCCCGGACGGCGGCGGTGCCTATCTCCTCCCCCGCCTCATCGGCCCCCAGCGGGCGAAGGAGCTGATGTTCTTCGGCGACGCGCTCACCGCGTCGGACGCGGAGCGGCTGGGCCTCGTCAACCGTGTCCTGCCGGACGGGGAGCTGGACAAGACGGCCCGCGAGTGGGCCGAACGCCTCGCCACCGGCCCGACCCGCGCCCTCGCCCTCACCAAGCAGCTCGTCAACGCCTCCCTCGACGCCGACCGCACCACGGCCTTCGCGGCGGAGGCGGCCGCGCAGGAGATCAACATGACGACGCGGGACGCGCGGGAGGGGGTGGCGAGCTTCGTGGAGCGCAGGAGTGCCGAGTACAAGGGCCGGTGACGCTCAGGAGGGCCGCTTCAGGATCCGCAGGTCACCCGCGTCCGGGTCGCCGAACAGGACGAAAAGCTCGGGCTCTTGCTCCGTGCCGCCGATCGTCCAGTACGTGTCCCGCCCGCATCCGCCGTCGAGTCGTACGAGCACGCCGTCGCGACCGCTGTGCTCACCGGGCGACCAGTTGCCGGTTCCGTCGCACACGTCGATCGGGTCCGGGTACCAGTCGCCGGACTCGGCCTGGGCGGGCAGCTTGCTCACCTCGGCCCGTCCGCCCGTGTGCAACCGGAGCACAGCCCCGTCCTCGCCACGCCAGACTCCGGCGAGTCGCTCGGCGGACAGCTTCGGAGGCTCGTACTCCTCGATCAGTCCCGTCACCGTGGCCGGTACGGCGACCACGATCACCAGCATGAACAGCGCGGCGGAGAGCAGCGCCGAGCGGAGCCAGACACCCCACGCCCCCCACACCCGGCCCGTGGCACGCGCGCGTCCGCGTCCGTATGCGAGCCCGAGTACGGGCAGCACGCCCAAGGCCGCCAGAGCCGCGGCCGTGCGAAGGAACGGCCAGCCCCAGAGCACCGCGGTCAGCACCGCCCAGACCGCACCGACCGCCGTCGCGCACAGCAGGTGCCAGGCCCACCGGGGCCCGCGAAGGCGGCCGGCCGCCAGGCGGGCGAGGACGCCGGCCGGTCCGATGTGCGCAGCCGCGTGGAGGAGGCCGAGCACCGGCAGGATCAGCGGCACGAAGAGGAACAGGCAGACCAAGCCGAAGGCGCCGCCATAACCGATGCCGTAGTCGTCGCTGCCGGTGACCTCGACCACCCACCACAACAGCCACGCCGCCGGCAGCTGCGCGGCGGCGATCGCGGCGGCCGTGTTCAGCTCGGCGAACACGGTGGTCGAGCCGTCGGGTCTGTGTTCCTGCTGTATGTGTTCCTGCTGTATGTGTTCCTGCTGTATGTGTTCCTGCTGTATGTGTTCCTGCTGTATGTGTTCCTGCTGTATGTGTTCCTGCTGTATGTGTTCCTGCCACATGTGCCCTTGCTGCATGTCTCCCCACCCCATGGGCGCAGCGTACGCAGGGGTTTTCCGCGCCCCCGCACACCCCTTCCAATCTGACAGACCGTCAGCTTCAATGGTCGGTGTGATGGGACACGCAGGGATGGCGGCCGCCGCCGTCCGCTACCTCAGGTCGGCCGACGCACCGCCCGTAGCAGCCCTTCCGCGCCCGGAACTGCGGTGTGTGGGCGAGGACGAGCGGGCGCCGATCCCGCAGGGCGAGTTCCGGCGCGTGCTGGGGAACTTCGCGACGGGCGTGGCCGTTGTCACGGCACCGGCAACCACAGTCGGCGGCCCACCGGCCGGGTTCGCCTGCCAGTCTTTCTCCTCCCTCTCCCTCGACCCGCCCCTCGTCGCCTTCATGGTCGGCCGTACGTCGACGACGTGGCCGCGCATCGCCCGCGCGGGCGTCTTCTGCGTGAACGTCCTGAGCGCAGGTCAGGGCGAGTTGTGCCGCGCCTTCGCGGTGAGCGGCGCGGACAAGTTCGCGGGGGTCACGTACGACGCGGCCCCGGCATCCGGCTCCCCGCGCCTCGCGGGCACGCTCGCGTGGATCGACTGCACGATCCACGCGGTGCACACGGGGGGCGACCATCTGATCGTGGTGGGCCGGGTGGAGGCCCTGGGGGCGAGCGACGCGGCTGAGGCGCCGCTGCTGTTCCACAAGGGGCGGTTCCTCTAGGCGCCCTCCAGGCCACGGCCCTGCCACGGCCCGGCCTCGGCCCGGCCTGCTTCAGGCCTGCTTCGGGCCTGCTTCGGGCCTGCTTCGGGCCTGCTTCGGGCCTGCTTCGGGCCTGCTTCGGGCCTGCTTCGGGCCTGCTTCGGGCCTGTCCTAAGCCGCCATCACCACAGGTTCCGTCTGCCGCCGGATCACCAGCGCCATCAGCGCCGCCGCCGCGCACAGCGCCCCCGACGCGTACCAGACCATGTCGTACGTACCGAAGACGTCCCGCACGACCCCGCCGAGGAAGGCCACCAGCGCGGCGCCGACCTGGTGGGAGGCGAGGACCCAGCCGAAGACGATCGCGCTGTCGTCGCCGTACTGCTCCCGGCACAGAGCGACGGTGGGCGGGACGGTGGCGACCCAGTCGAGGCCGTAGAAGACGATGAAGAAGAGCATCGGCGGGTGGACCGACGGGGCGAG of the Streptomyces sp. T12 genome contains:
- a CDS encoding enoyl-CoA hydratase/isomerase family protein, whose translation is MSVEPEIEPPISADSLVQHATDNRVCRITLNRPDALNAITPDQRERIIQLLADASADPGVRAVVLTGRGRGFCAGADLRGTAAGAERIAGDVARTIRLGAQRLIAAVLDCEKPVIAAVNGTAAGLGAHLAFACDLVLAAESARFIEVFVRRGLVPDGGGAYLLPRLIGPQRAKELMFFGDALTASDAERLGLVNRVLPDGELDKTAREWAERLATGPTRALALTKQLVNASLDADRTTAFAAEAAAQEINMTTRDAREGVASFVERRSAEYKGR
- a CDS encoding acetate--CoA ligase family protein — protein: MLGSTHGTLTTDSRRARVIACGEQPGPAVHGRPAEVDDLDVSGRPLYSDVPDLDRFFRPEAVAVIGASDAEGRPNTGVTRQLIAWSERVGARLHPVHPNRPSVFGIPCSPSVADLPEQVDLAVLLVADPLPVIEELAEAKVKFAVVFASGFAETGEEGAAAQDRLSAAVERSGMRLLGPNTNLNAFERFRDDLDGPAIALITQSGHQGRPVFALQELGIRLTHWAPTGNEADLETADFISYFAERPEIGAIACYVEGLKDGRSFLLAADRAARRKVPVVAVKVGRTETGARTAASHTGKLTGADAVVDAAMRQYGVIRVDGLDELQDTAALLARARPPRAEGVVVYSISGGTGAHFADLASEAGLTLPALSEAKQAELHQWIPEYLSVANPVDNGGHPVGDWRGRKIIDAILDDPDVGVLICPVTGPFPPLSDRLVQDLVDAAERTAKLVCVVWGSPVGTEPAYREVLLGSSRVATFRTVANCITAVRAYLDHHRFVAGYRSPFDEAPRTPSPSFRKAQALMRPGQQLSEHAAKQLLRAYGIRVPREQLVTSAAAAVRAAGLVGYPVVMKASGAQIAHKTELGLVKIGLTSASQVRDAYRELTDIARYEDVSLDGVLVCQMVERGVEMVVGVTHDELFGPTVTVGLGGVLVEVLGDTAVRVPPFGEEQARDMCAELRGRALLDGVRGRPPADLDALVEVVLRVQRMALELEDDLAELDINPLMVLPQGQGAVALDALAICRPAPEQLS
- a CDS encoding FAD-dependent oxidoreductase, whose protein sequence is MARERQLPPLPPLPRNSRNSQISRRSLLGGAAAAAGAATLTATTAGTASAATRAVDVAIVGAGLAGLTAARDLVAAGKSVVVLEARDRVGGRVVGLNLAGGGVTEGGGEFIGPTQDRIKALADSLGVQTFATYNTGDNLLYKDGKKTPYATDGILGSVPPIDAAGLANAAIVQATLDDLAKQIPVAAPWTAAKADEWDRQTFETWLRANAVVPSAKFLFDVACTSIFSAEPRELSFLFVLFYIAAAGNASTPGTLERLTETANGAQELRFVGGSQLVPIKLAATLGDRVVLSAPVRTIARSGGNYVVTADGITVTAKRVVVAAPPPIAARISYDPLLPAARDQLTQRLPMASVGKAIAIYDTPFWRADGLNGQVVSDTGVVSSTFDNSPPDASYGALMGFIEADEARKLDAASEAEVRAAVLKDYVTYFGEKAASPTSFVLQRWNNEAYTRGGPVSIAAPGVLTQYGPALREPVGGIHWAGTETSTYWMGFMDGAVRSGERVAKEVLEAL
- a CDS encoding flavin reductase family protein, whose protein sequence is MGHAGMAAAAVRYLRSADAPPVAALPRPELRCVGEDERAPIPQGEFRRVLGNFATGVAVVTAPATTVGGPPAGFACQSFSSLSLDPPLVAFMVGRTSTTWPRIARAGVFCVNVLSAGQGELCRAFAVSGADKFAGVTYDAAPASGSPRLAGTLAWIDCTIHAVHTGGDHLIVVGRVEALGASDAAEAPLLFHKGRFL